ACCTGCCCGAAGGCTGAATGTGGATGATTTGTGCACTAGATTGAAAGGTTTTTACAAAGTTAGCATTGGTGAACATTGCTTGATCTTTTAGGATTATTGAAAGTAGCCGAAGTTGTGAACCCAAATGATACCATAGTCCATGGCCCAATCAGCTAAACCATCTGAGTAATGGGCTTTTCAAAAGATTTCTAAACGGTAAGTAATGGGCTCGAATCCTGTAATACAAGTACACAATAAAAGATCCGGGTATTATCATCTTTAGCCCGCgccaaaaattatttatatttggtagccaaaaaagtatataaaatttgtataatttttatacataacatacaaaatgtatatatctacaaaaaatatatatttttcagctattattttgagagcggttaTATAGAATCATTTTCCCTAAAAGATCATTGTATGATTTTGCACTTGTTTCGTTGAAGTATAAATTTGAGTTGCTACTTGCCTCAAAAACACTGTACCTCCTCTTTTTCATATAGACCATACTCTGCTTATAATGTTAAAATCATAATTAGGTAAATAACATTTAAAAATAGTATAAAAGCAGGCAAAGGTCCTGAGGTCGAGTCTTATTGATACccgttataaaaaaaaaaagaattccaCGTGCTAACACATGGGTGGATATATTGAAGACATAGTTATGTGAATAAAAGTGTATTCTTAGAGAGATGGTCACACACTCCAACATATAGAATCTCCAATGTAAATCAGGTGCTTTTCCTTCTGTCTTTTTTTTTTGTGAGTGAATCAATAGATCAAGCTAAAGATATTTTAAAAAAGCGACattcaacaataaaaaaaattgtgCTTCTTCAATCACTTTTGTTTCATTTCATATCCCCAATCATATTATTAATCAAAGATCAAAGGCTTCTGATTCCGCCAGCTATTTTTAGTTTCAACGGCTAAAAGAGTCTAGGAGTCCGTTTGGAGTGACTTATTTTAAGTGGTTTAAAGTCAAAATAGCTTTTAAGCTATTTTATAGTGTTTGGATATAATACCCTATATTTTTTATAAGGGTGTATTGGtcattagcaaaaaaaaaaaagaaactaactaataaaaaacacaaaaacaaagagaaaaggaattcaataaaagggTCGAAGCCCATTCTggccaaaaattaaaaaaacgaAGAAAGGGGAAAAGGGGAAAAGGGAAAAGGGAAAAGAGGAAAGCAGCAAAGCTGCGCTAAAAAGAAACAGAAGCAATGAAGCATTCAAAAACAAAAGAATAAGGGCCCAAGCTCTACAGAACCAAAACGGACAGAGGCGATCAAAAGCAACCATAAAGTAGATTTACTTTGTTCTAACAAAGGGATTTAAAGAGAAGGGGAACAAGTTAGGTAATTGAATTCTAAAACTTTTCCATGGTAATCTGATTCCTTTACTTAATACTCAACACACTATTAGCTATCAACAAATTCAAGTTACTATTAATCTAGTACAGACAGTGAAATTTTATATACATGATTCTTATAGGGCTGagtaaatataattttagaattGGATTAAGAATTTAAAAGATAAAGTCAAGGAAAATGGGAGAAATTCATAAGACTTTTCTGTGAATTAATTGGGTATATCATATGAATAAGTTGTATTTAATAGATTTTGAAGTATTCTAAACTACCAGTAGCGTGAGTAAGTATAAATTGATGAATTAAGAGTCAAACATGAACCCAAGGGTTGGACATTCTAAATTAGCTATGAATTAGCTAAAACAAGAAAATTAACACGAGAtcgatattgatgtgattatagattgattgaagaAAGTCGTATGGATCGTTCGAGGTGACGAGTTTGGTATTTTGCACGAAGCACTGTGAGTAGTAAACTTACtgcaatttgtgttttcataacttgcatgatttacacatgattttaaatatgaatatgttaccgaTTATTTTATGTTGCATGCgggacaagtcttttactcgatatgataGCGAAATAGTTATTTAAGATGATTACCATTATTTTAAATATTTCCGTTGTCACTAGATCTGTTTTGCCGCTACTTGAATTTACTGTTATCGAAATGAAATtatatgatttgataagaaccgaaatgccctatattgttttaaaatattttctacgaGTATATACGAATTACAGAGATAAGCATAAATGGAAGTAGACATTGAAGGATCACAtagctaacggcgggttcgttagacctggtgcaccttgtaattaccgATAACCATTATAACCCTcactagtgggaaggtagaactagcataccgttGCTGATTTTTctcgagtagggactaccgttatatttgacttcGTGCGAAGAAGTACAcagttataccgattacatgatccattcattgaaacctcccaaacatgagactgattattgtttattatttctgaaagggaattttatgatattttctgtttaatatatatactagcatgttttctgacttgtccccaataaaaacggttgtggttaagtgttattactcactgatcTAGCGATTCACTCCCCGCTATTTTTTTTACAGAGACAACAGTTGACGCGGGCGAGAATTTCGCTAATTAGAGCGCACaggttgatagttcttggtgagcctcgcacttgttcgcgtgggcggatattttatttattattatagtcttttctttgaactcttagagtcgctccatagtcattcttttagtttcatgagtattcttttgttattatagACTTATGTTGAGTATCACTCTTTATTATCAAAGttggagataaattagtatttctaGCTGTTAGTGGGTTAATGGTAGATATTTATTTAGGTTAATTGATAAAGTTATTGTTGTTTGGATTGATATTaggatgtttggttgttgatttgagaCAGGAAAATTTTTGGGATAGTCCAAAAATAGGGGAAACTATGTCCGATTTTCTAtaaaataccgatgaggcttacttgggggcacttgctcctaagtaccggtcatgatcctaaattgggtcgtgacaaagttggtatcagagccaggttttACGTCCCGAGTCATGGAGCAatttttagtagagtcttgttcatgGGTATGTAGGCACCCATACTTATGATCTTGAGGCTACTGAACATTTAGGAATATTTTCCCTTCTTTCATTCTTTGATCGTGCGTTGAGATAACTTGAGATTGACTTTGGAGTATTTCTTTCGCAGATGGCTAGGACACGCACACCTTCATCTGCTGGACGTGGTGCTGGACGTGGTACTACCCGAGGTGGCGGTCAAGTTGGGGTTCATCAAACTAGAAGACATGCTGCTCATCAACCTGAAGTTGGGAACATGGGTCAACCCCAAGCTACTATGCCAGATCAAGTACAAGAACATGGGGTGCAGGACGCTCCACCACCAGTTCCAACTGTTGTACCTACTGTTGCCTTACCTGTAGATACAGTGGTAAGGTTATTGAATGTGTTAGAGGCATTGGTGCTTACTTAGGGTTGAAGCTCATCTCCTCAGGCTACTTTACAGACACAAGCACCTGCACAGACTAAGACGTTCAGGAATAAGGAAGTATCCCTACAAAAGTTCCTAaaattgaaatcaccaaaatttACAGGTTCTAATAATTCAGCAGATCCTCAAAGTTTCTTGGATGGGACACTCAAGGCATTACGTGCTCTTGGATGTTCTAGTGAGAGAGTCGTGGAGCTCGCACAATACAAACTAGAGGATATGGCCAATACATGGTATGAACTGTGTTACTAGGAAGGCCAGCAAGAGCAACACCACTGACATGAAACGAATTCACTAAGTTGTTCATGAATCATTTTCTTCCAGACAGACTGATGCAAAAATATGCTAGAGACTTTGAGAGATTGGTTCAGACTCCAGATATGGATGTGTCAACATATAACACCAAGTTTTGTAAGCTGGCTAGATATGCTCCTTACTTAGTCCTACCGAAGAAGCTCGAGTTCAGAGGTTTGTTGATGGGTTGATTGGTCGTCTATACACTGTTGTAGTCCCCCAGATGAAGACTTTGTCATACTCTGATGTAGTCGATCTCGCTAGAAAGATTGAAAATAAGGGATGTGACGAGCGTGTAACTAGTGATTTACGTAAGAAGGCCAAGACATGGGGCTCTTTCAGTGGCGGTTTTGATGAAAATCGCAGAGCAGGAAGTTAGAGACAGCAGCAACAGGGTTCTCAGACATGGACACACCTGTCTTCACAGTCCACATACAGACCACAATACAGACAGGGTACTAGGGGACCATCATCATCTGGACATCGTAATTTTGGGCAGATATATGCCACTACTCCAGTCTGCCAGACCTTTGGTAGATCACATTTTGGCTAATGTCGTGTTCTAACTGGAGAGTGCTTTCGGTATGGCCAGTTGGGACATCACTTGAGGGATTGCCCTCATCCTCCGAGAAATTTCAATCAGACTTCTATTCAGTCTGTTGCACCTGCTCAGACCACTCGTAATACTTCAGCTGCTACATGTACAGGAAATAGAGGTTGAGGTGCTGGAGATCGTGCTACTGTGAATCAAGGACAAGGGAATGCTGGTAGAGGTCAGGCGAGAGTTTTTGCATTTACTAGACATGATGCTTAGGCCTCGAATGTTATGGTTACAGGTCTTCTTTCTATCTGTTCATTTGATGCACTTGCGTTGACTGATCTGGGATCTACTCACTCCTATGTGTCCTCGTACTTTGCTTTGAGGTTTAGTAGACAACCTGAGCTATTGAATGATCCTTTTTTGTTGCTACTCATGTTGGAGAGTCTCTATTAGCTGAATACGTGTATCGTGCTTGCCAGATTCGGGTTGAGGGTAGAGATACTCTAGCTGACCTTATTGTACTTGATATGATTGACTTTGACATGGtgatgggaatggattggttatcttcttGCTATGCTTTTGTCGATTGTCATGCAAAGATAGTCAAGTTTGAGATACCAAACGAACCTAGTTTTGTTCTAAAAGGGGGTCAGGTTCCAGAGACTTGCAAAGTTgtatcttttatgaaggctcaacgacTTCTGAAGAAAGGTTGCTTGGGTCTCTTAGCTATTGTAAATGACACAAGAAAGGAAACAATTAGTATAGAAAATGTACCAGTAGTGAGAGaattttctgatgtatttcctgagGATTTACCAGGATTGCCTCCAGTACGAGAaatagattttggtattgattttacACCTGACACACAGCCCATATCAATACCGCCATATAGGATGGCactagcagagttgaaggagctaAAACAACAACTGCAAGATTTGTTAGATACGGGTTTTATCAGACCGAGTATATCtccatggggtgcaccagtactattcgTAAAGAAGAAGGACGAATccctgagaatgtgcattgactataggcagttgaacaagataacaatacgcaataaatatcctttgcttgtatagatgacatgtttgatcagttacaaggagcTGCCCACTTTTCAAAGATTGACCTCCGTTCTGGTTATCATCAACTTAGAATCAAAGATGAAGATACTTCTAAGACTGCTTTCAGAACTCGATAcaggcactatgagtttcttgtgatgcctTTCGGACCGACTAATGCTGCAACTACattcatggatttaatgaatAGGGTTTTCAAGCCATTTCTGGATAGATTTGTAATAGTATTTAATGATGATATCCTAGAATATTCTCGTAGCCAAGGAGAACACGAGAATCATCTCAGGACTGTGTTGCAGACATTGCAAAAACAtcggctttatgctaagttctcaaagcGTGAATTTTGGGTAGACTCAGTatcatttttggggcatattgtatccaaagatggaattatggtagatcctaagaagaccgAAGCTGTGCAGAAATGGCCCAGACCTACTTCTCCTACAGAGATTCATAGCTTTTTAGGTTTGGCAGGCTATTGCAGGCATTTTGTGCAGGATTTCTCCAGAATAGTAGCGCCGCTGACCAAGCTAACACAGAAAAATGcaaagtttcagtggacggaggaaTGGGAGTAGagctttcaaaaactcaaaaCATGTTTGACAACTGCACCAATATTAGCCTTACCATCAGGTTCCAGAGAATTTATGGTGTTCTGTGACGCATCGAGGGTGGGATTAGGATGTGTTCTAATGCAAAATGGTCGcgttattgcttatgcttcgagACAATTGAAAAATCACGAGCAAAACTATCCTACACATGATTTAGAGATAGTTGCAGTGGTATTTGCtctaaaaatttggaggcattatctatacgGCAAAACCTATAAGATTTATACTGACCGTAAAAGTCTGAAGTATATCTTCTAACAGAGAGATCTGAATCTTCGGCATCGTTGGTGGATGGAACTACTCAAATACTATGACTgttctattttgtatcatcctgaaaaagccaatgtggtggttgatgcatTGAGCAGGAAATCTATGGTGAGTTTGGCACATATAGCTCCTGGAAAAAGACTTTTGGCCAAAGATATTTAGAGACTAGAAGATACAGGTATCGGATTTGGTGTCAGAATTCAGAGGCATTGTTGGTTTGTGCTCAGGCTAAGTCTTCATTAGTTGAGCGCATTAAGGCCACCCAATATGAGGATGAGCGATTATGCAAATACAGAGATGAAACCTTAGCTGGTAAAAGCAAGGATCTGATTGTTGAAAGTGATGATGTTCTTCGATTGGGTGACAGGCTATGTGTAGCAGATGTAGATGGGTTGAGATATgctattcttgaagaagcccacattTCTAGATACACTATACATCCTGGATCTACTAAAATGTATTATGACCTAAAGCAATTTTATTGGTGGGAAGGTATGAAGAAAGATATTTCTAACTTTGCTTCTAGTTGTTTGACTTGTTAGCAGGTCAAggctgagcatcagcgaccaaCGGGACTACTACAACAAATTAAGATTCCGTAGTGAAAATAGGAAAGGATTACTATGAATTTTGTCACCGGGCTACCACGAACCCTTAGAGGTTATGACTCtgtatgggtgattgtagatTGATTGACGAAATCGGCACATTTTTTGCCAGTGAAAACTACATATGGTGGAGTGAGGTATGCTCAAATATTTATGAACAAAATTGTTCGACTTCACGGagttccagtatccatcatctctgatagaGGATCACAATTTACCTCACGCATTTGGAATTCTTTTCAAGAAATAATGGGTACACGAGTAGATCTTAGTACTGCATTTCAcccacagacagacgggtagtCTGAACGTACTatacagatcttggaggatatgtttagAGCTTGCATTCTCGAGTTTGGAGGTAGTTGGGACGCTTGTCTACCTTTagctgaatttgcttacaataatagctttCAGTCCAGTATTCAGATGACACCGTACGAAGCATTATATGGTAGAAGATGTCGTTCTCCAATCGGATGGTTTGAAGCTGGTGAGACTAATTATTGGGACCTGACTTAGTACAAGAAGCTATGGACAAGGTCCAGTTGATCAGACAGAGATTGCTTACAGCTCAAAGCATACAAAAATCTTATGCGGATAAGAGAAGAAGAGACATAGTGTTCGCAATTGGAGACAAAGTGTTCCTACGAGTCtcccctatgaaaggtgtaatacgGTTTGGGAAAAGAGGTAAGTTGAGCCCCAGGTTTATAGGACCGTATGAGATACTAGACCAAGTGGGAGCTGTGGCTTATCGTTTGTCACTTCCTCCTGAGTTGTCCTTtattcatctagtgtttcatgtctcAATGCTAAGAAAATGTATATCAGACTCATCTCAGGTGGTTGAAGCACAGACTATACCGCTCGATGAGAAGTTGTCTTACGAgaaggagccgatggccattgttgataggcaagtAAGGAAGCAACAGTCAAAAAAAATTGTGTTCATTAAAGTCTTATGGAGAAATCATACCgatgaagaagctacttgggaagtaGAAAATATATGCAAGCGAAGTATCCCCATTTATTTCAGTCTACAGGTATGCACTTGTTGTAAATTCAGGGATCGAATTTCATAaggtggggagaatgtaataccctTTTTTTTATAAGGGTGTATTGATCattagcaaaaataataataagaagaaacTAACTAAtaaaacacacacaaaaaaagaaggaattcaataaaagggCCGATGCCCATTCTGGACAAAAATCAAAAAAACGAAGAAAGGGGAAAAGGGGAAAGCAGCAAAGTTGCGCTAAAAAGAAACAGAAGCATTGAAGCATTCAAAAACAAAAGAATAAGGGGCCAAGCTCGGCAGAAGCAAAACGAACAGAGGCGATTAAAAGAAACCATAAAGTGGGTTTATTTTGTTCTAGCAAAGGGATTTACAGAGAAGGGGAACAATCTAGGTAATTGAATTCTAAAACTTTTCCATGGTAATCTTATTCCTTTACTTAATACTTAGCACACTATTAGCTATCAACAAAATTCAAGTTACTATTAATCTAGTACACACAATGAAATTTTATATACATGATTCTTATAGGGCTGAGTAGATATAATTTTGAAATTGGATTAAGAATTTAAAAGATAAAGTCAAAGAAATTGGAAGAAATTCATAAGACTTTTCCATGAATTAATTGGGTATATCATATGAATAAATTGTATTTAATAGATTTTGAAGTATTCTAAACTACCAGTAGCGCGAGTAAGTATAAATTGACGAATTAAGAGTCAAACATGAACCCAAGGGTTGGGAATTCTAAATTAGCTAAAATAAGAAAATTAACACGAGAtcgatattgatgtgattataAATTGATTGAAGAAAGTAATACGGATCGTTCATGGTGTTTCGCACAAAGTaatgtgagtagtaatcttactgcaatttgtgttttcataacttgcatgaattacacatgatttttaatatgaatatgttaccgattattttgagttgcatgtgggacaaattttttactcgatatgataccgaaatagttatttgagatgattaccgttgttttaaatatttaCGTTGTCACTAGATCtgttttaccgttacttgaatTTACTTTTTATCGAAATAAAATTATATGATTTTATAAGAACCGAAATGCCCTATAttgtttttaaaatattttctacgagtatatatggattacagagataagtataaatgggagtagatattgaaggatcccgtagctaacggcgggttcATTAGACCTGATGCACCTTGTAATTACCGATTACTGTTACAACCCTCGCTAGTggaaaggtagaactagcataccgttactgatttccctcgagtagggactaccgttatatttgaTTTCGTGCGAAGAAGTACACAGTTATACCAATTATATGATCTATTCATTGAAATTTCTCAaacatgaatattgatattacaCAGTATTTTACCGAGCTTATTACTGAATTATCAATTGATTTATATTACATGAAAAACATGATGAGACTGATTATTGTTTATTGTttctgaaagggcattcttaattcttatgatattttctgtttaatatatatactagcatggtttctgacttgtccccaataaaaaGGGTTGTGGTTAAGTATTATTACTTGTGTGTTTGTTGCTTTGTTTCCTTGTCATattattcattgtttactttcGTGATGCCTTAATTGTCTTAATTCAGTGTATCTATTCTTGGTATATTTTCTTCATTGTTTCATTTATCTTGTTTATCATTATCACACTATCATATACCTGttcaattttcttatttattctagtagggtgttgacctgacctcatcactactctaccgaggttagcacttattgggtaccgttgtagtctactcattctacacttttgcacatccttttatgcagatccaggtagccTTACCAGCCTAGGCACCGGTGAGTAGAGCTTAgatatggagacttcaaggtatacctaccggCGTCTgcgggcctcggagtcaccctctacctagttctatttcattttccctttttatagATAATGTTGTATGAGGATATTTAGTATACTGTTGTAGAGCTTGGGACTTGGTATCACCGGATGTTGGGAGTTTTATTCTGTTGAGTTGCAGAGTTCTTTTATGTTAGTTGTCAACTCACTCCCCGCTATTTTTTTTACATAGATAGCAATTGACGCGGGCGagaatttcgttaattagagcgcacatgttgatagttcttggtgagcctagcacttgttcgcgtgggcggagattctatttattgttatggtcttttctttgaactcttagagtcgctccatagtcattcttttagtgtcatgagtattcttttgttattatagACTTATGTTGAGTATCGCTCTTTATTATCAAAGttggagataaattagtatttctaGCTGTTAGTGGGTTAATGGTAGATATTTATTTAGGTTAATTGATAAAGTTATTGTTGTTTGGATTGATTTTaggatgtttggttgttgatttgagaCAGGAAAATTTTTGAGATagtctaaaaactggaaaaattctgtccgattttctgtaaaataccgataAGGCTTACTTGGGGGCATTTGCTCCTTAgtgccggtcatgatcctaaattgggttgtgacattggataaaataaaaaagtatttttaagcatttatttttaagctaaaatgataaaaataagccAAAAACCAAAAGATGGAATTCCTAACTTATGGCTTCAAAGCTATTTTGGCTTAAAAATTACTTAAATTAAGCCAATTCAAACGGGTTCTAAAAATTTTGCGAAAGATATTAGAGTAAGCTCGATTTAGCTCAGCATAGTTGGACAATAACCTGAAAATGACGAAAGAAGCCTTTCATACAATTTGCCTTTACACTTAGAAACTAGAAGGTAAGTTCTTTATCAAAGAAAGCATGATTTTCACATCATAGGCTCATATAGGCAGATTTAATTTGCAGTACCTTTTTTCTTTAACCTATATGGATTTCTCTATAGTCCTCAACTTCTTGCGAGAACAAATCTTAAATGTTAAGTTCTACCGCCAAAAGGATGTGGTGCAATATTGCTCTTTTTTTAACCATAGGTCTCGGGTTCGAGTTGTGGGTATGGAAAAATCTTTGGTAGGGAGTGCTTCCCCTCGAATGGGATCTTATGCGGTGCGATTCTGGATATAGTCGGACTCCAATGCGGGTACCGAACATCGGGTGGAAAACCaaaaaataaatttagttattaattCTCTTTTTTTGTCCTCCTTTCTAAACTTTAGGACACATGACATTGAATAAGAGAGACGATATaagaatatttttcaaaaaagtgttTATATTTTATGCGCTGCCATTAGATTAAACTGCTTACAACAATATGTAAGTCTTTAATTGACGGCCGATATAAAATCGGTCGTCACTGCTTACAACAACATTTCTAAACTTTACTCTGTCAGAGTATATACAGGGGCAGATTTATAGTTCAACATATAAGGCACGTGAACCCATGGTCTTTTCGCCAAACTAGATATTTTATGTGCataaattaatttaatattatttgTTGGCATTCATGCTTCAAAGGGGCCAAATGTTGGCATTTATTTGAATGCTAAGTTATTTATCTAGGGGAGTAGGTATCAATTTGATGGATTATATATCACAGCGGAAGCAATTCCAGTATCATATTCATGTGTAAATTAAACAGTTAGCACATATGGAGATTATACGAGTTCcctcttgaagcgtgaacaaagTAGATCAATCTCGGTCTTCTGTTCTAGAGTAGCAA
This sequence is a window from Nicotiana tomentosiformis chromosome 5, ASM39032v3, whole genome shotgun sequence. Protein-coding genes within it:
- the LOC138893151 gene encoding uncharacterized protein yields the protein MQNGRVIAYASRQLKNHEQNYPTHDLEIVAVRDLNLRHRWWMELLKYYDCSILYHPEKANVVVDALSRKSMAKSSLVERIKATQYEDERLCKYRDETLAGKSKDLIVESDDVLRLGDRLCVADVDGLRYAILEEAHISRYTIHPGSTKMYYDLKQFYWWEVQEAMDKVQLIRQRLLTAQSIQKSYADKRRRDIVFAIGDKVFLRVSPMKGVIRFGKRVFHVSMLRKCISDSSQVVEAQTIPLDEKLSYEKEPMAIVDRQVRKQQSKKIVFIKVLWRNHTDEEATWEVENICKRSIPIYFSLQTYVEYRSLLSKLEIN